In a genomic window of Meriones unguiculatus strain TT.TT164.6M chromosome 8, Bangor_MerUng_6.1, whole genome shotgun sequence:
- the LOC110566960 gene encoding olfactory receptor 5M3-like isoform X1, whose translation MPNFTDVTEFILLGLTSHPELQLLFFVVFLMVYIVTLVGNIGMIILIRISPQLSSPMYFFLGHLSFADVWFSSNVTPKMLENLVSAVKTISYSGCIVQCFFFIAFVHVEVFILAVMAFDRYMAIGNPLLCSSRMPRTVCVKLISFPHIYGFFISLISTLWTHGLYFCGNIEINHFYCADPALLKMACAGTFVKEYTMRTLAGLNFSYSLLVIVVSYVFILIAIVKMRSAEGRKKAFSTCGSHLTAVTIFYGTLFFMYLRSPTEESVEQGKMVAVFYTTVIPMLNPMIYSLRNKDVKEAMTKAINRAILEK comes from the coding sequence atgcccaaTTTCACTGACGTGACAGAATTTATCCTTCTAGGCTTGACTAGTCATCCTGAGCTGCAGCTCCTCTTCTTTGTGGTTTTCTTGATGGTCTACATTGTCACTCTGGTTGGCAACATTGGGATGATCATTCTAATCAGAATCAGCCCTCAGCTCAGCAGTCCTATGTATTTTTTCCTTGGTCACCTGTCTTTTGCAGATGTGTGGTTCTCTTCTAATGTCACACCCAAAATGTTGGAAAATCTAGTATCTGCAGTGAAAACCATTTCTTACTCCGGGTGCATAGtacaatgtttctttttcattgcCTTTGTGCATGTGGAAGTTTTTATCCTGGCAGTGATGGCCTTTGACAGGTACATGGCAATCGGCAACCCTCTGCTCTGCAGCAGCAGAATGCCGCGGACTGTGTGCGTGAAGCTAATCTCCTTCCCTCACATCTACGGCTTCTTTATCAGTTTGATCTCAACCTTGTGGACTCATGGTTTGTACTTCTGTGGGAACATTGAGATCAACCACTTCTACTGTGCAGACCCAGCTCTCCTCAAGATGGCCTGCGCAGGGACCTTCGTTAAAGAATACACCATGCGCACCTTAGCAGGCCTCAACTTCTCTTATTCCTTACTGGTCATTGTTGTCTCCTACGTATTCATTCTGATCGCCATCGTAAAGATGCGCTCggcagaagggaggaaaaaagccTTTTCCACGTGTGGCTCCCACTTGACAGCTGTCACCATATTTTATGGAACTCTCTTTTTCATGTATCTCAGAAGCCCAACTGAAGAATCTGTGGAGCAGGGGAAGATGGTGGCTGTGTTTTACACCACAGTCATTCCTATGTTGAATCCCATGATTTACAGTCTTAGGAACAAGGATGTCAAGGAAGCCATGACCAAGGCTATCAACAGAGCAATTTTAGAAAAGTAG
- the LOC132655973 gene encoding LOW QUALITY PROTEIN: olfactory receptor 5M9-like (The sequence of the model RefSeq protein was modified relative to this genomic sequence to represent the inferred CDS: deleted 1 base in 1 codon): MPNFTDVTEFLLVGLTRRQELRVLFFVLFLVVYMLTLLGNIAMILLISISPQLQSPMYFFLSHLSFVDVLFSSNVTPKMLENLLSKIKTISYVGCLVQCYFFIALVHVEVYILAVMAFDRYMAICNPLLYSSKMSRAVCVRLISVPYVYGFSVSLICTLWTYGLYFCGNVEINHFYCADPPLIKIACGGVHIKEYTMIVIAGINLTCSLSVVLISYLLIVVAVLRMHSAEGRKKAFSTCGSHLTAVSIFYGTLIFMYLRRPTEESVEQGKMVAVFYTTVIPMLNPMIYSLRNKDVKEATNKIIAKANLRT; this comes from the exons ATGCCAAATTTTACAGATGTAACAGAATTTCTTCTGGTGGGTCTGACAAGGCGCCAGGAATTGCGGGTTCTC TTTTTTGTGCTATTCTTGGTTGTTTACATGCTCACTCTGTTGGGAAACATTGCTATGATACTTTTGATCAGCATCAGCCCTCAGCTTCAGAGTCCTATGTACTTTTTCCTAAGTCATTTGTCCTTTGTGGATGTGTTGTTCTCTTCCAATGTCACCCCCAAAATGCTGGAAAACTTGTTGTCAAAAATAAAAACGATTTCTTATGTGGGGTGTCTCGTGCAATGCTACTTCTTCATTGCTCTGGTCCACGTGGAGGTCTATATTCTGGCCGTGATGGCCTTTGATCGCTACATGGCCATCTGCAACCCTTTGCTGTACAGCAGCAAGATGTCCAGAGCTGTGTGTGTCCGCCTCATCTCTGTGCCTTATGTCTACGGATTCTCTGTGAGTCTGATTTGCACTCTGTGGACATACGGTTTATACTTCTGTGGAAACGTTGAAATCAACCACTTCTATTGTGCTGATCCTCCTCTCATCAAGATTGCCTGTGGAGGAGTGCATATCAAAGAGTATACGATGATTGTTATTGCTGGAATTAACCTTACATGTTCGTTGTCAGTAGTTCTCATCTCCTACCTTCTCATTGTAGTCGCGGTATTACGCATGCACTCCGCTGAAGGCCGGAAAAAGGCATTCTCCACCTGTGGATCTCACTTGACAGCTGTTTCCATATTTTATGGGACCCTTATATTCATGTATCTGAGAAGGCCAACGGAGGAGTCTGTGGAGCAGGGAAAGATGGTGGCAGTGTTTTACACCACGGTGATTCCTATGCTGAACCCCATGATCTACAGCCTCAGGAATAAGGATGTGAAAGAAGCAACCAACAAGATAATCGCCAAGGCAAATTTGAGGACATGA
- the LOC110566960 gene encoding olfactory receptor 5M3-like isoform X2 → MPNFTDVTEFILLGLTSHPELQLLFFVVFLMVYIVTLVGNIGMIILIRISPQLSSPMYFFLGHLSFADVWFSSNVTPKMLENLVSAVKTISYSGCIVQCFFFIAFVHVEVFILAVMAFDRYMAIGNPLLCSSRMPRTVCVKLISFPHIYGFFISLISTLWTHGLYFCGNIEINHFYCADPALLKMACAGTFVKEYTMRTLAGLNFSYSLLVIVVSYVFILIAIVKMRSAEGRKKAFSTCGSHLTAVTIFYGTLFFMYLRSPTEESVEQGKMVAVFYTTVIPMLNPMIYSLRNKDVKEAMTKAINYKKIYN, encoded by the exons atgcccaaTTTCACTGACGTGACAGAATTTATCCTTCTAGGCTTGACTAGTCATCCTGAGCTGCAGCTCCTCTTCTTTGTGGTTTTCTTGATGGTCTACATTGTCACTCTGGTTGGCAACATTGGGATGATCATTCTAATCAGAATCAGCCCTCAGCTCAGCAGTCCTATGTATTTTTTCCTTGGTCACCTGTCTTTTGCAGATGTGTGGTTCTCTTCTAATGTCACACCCAAAATGTTGGAAAATCTAGTATCTGCAGTGAAAACCATTTCTTACTCCGGGTGCATAGtacaatgtttctttttcattgcCTTTGTGCATGTGGAAGTTTTTATCCTGGCAGTGATGGCCTTTGACAGGTACATGGCAATCGGCAACCCTCTGCTCTGCAGCAGCAGAATGCCGCGGACTGTGTGCGTGAAGCTAATCTCCTTCCCTCACATCTACGGCTTCTTTATCAGTTTGATCTCAACCTTGTGGACTCATGGTTTGTACTTCTGTGGGAACATTGAGATCAACCACTTCTACTGTGCAGACCCAGCTCTCCTCAAGATGGCCTGCGCAGGGACCTTCGTTAAAGAATACACCATGCGCACCTTAGCAGGCCTCAACTTCTCTTATTCCTTACTGGTCATTGTTGTCTCCTACGTATTCATTCTGATCGCCATCGTAAAGATGCGCTCggcagaagggaggaaaaaagccTTTTCCACGTGTGGCTCCCACTTGACAGCTGTCACCATATTTTATGGAACTCTCTTTTTCATGTATCTCAGAAGCCCAACTGAAGAATCTGTGGAGCAGGGGAAGATGGTGGCTGTGTTTTACACCACAGTCATTCCTATGTTGAATCCCATGATTTACAGTCTTAGGAACAAGGATGTCAAGGAAGCCATGACCAAGGCTATCA actataaaaagatttataattaa